A stretch of Metabacillus sp. FJAT-52054 DNA encodes these proteins:
- a CDS encoding carbonic anhydrase, with amino-acid sequence MKILDNILEHNQTFVETKQYEKFETSKFPDKKLVILTCMDTRLVELLPNAMNFRNGDVKIVKSAGAIVANPFGSIMRSLLVAVYELGAEEICVVGHHDCGMSKLNAASFLEKTKKRGISQEKIDLLRYSGLDLDKWLQGFDKVQDSVLHSVDVIKNHPLLPADVRVHGLVIDPGTGKLDLITNGYE; translated from the coding sequence GTGAAGATACTTGATAACATTTTAGAACACAACCAGACATTCGTCGAAACCAAACAATATGAAAAATTTGAAACAAGCAAATTTCCTGATAAGAAGCTCGTAATTCTTACATGTATGGATACAAGGCTGGTGGAGCTTCTTCCAAATGCCATGAACTTTAGAAACGGCGATGTGAAGATTGTAAAAAGTGCAGGGGCTATAGTGGCGAATCCGTTTGGAAGTATTATGAGGAGTCTGCTGGTTGCTGTGTATGAGCTTGGGGCTGAAGAAATATGTGTTGTCGGTCATCATGACTGCGGGATGAGCAAACTGAATGCAGCGTCCTTCCTGGAGAAAACCAAAAAACGAGGCATCTCTCAAGAAAAAATTGATCTGCTTCGCTACTCTGGCTTAGATTTAGATAAATGGCTTCAGGGCTTTGATAAAGTACAGGATAGTGTTTTACATAGTGTAGATGTAATAAAAAATCATCCCCTGCTTCCGGCCGATGTTAGGGTTCATGGACTGGTGATTGACCCTGGAACGGGCAAGCTTGATTTGATTACGAATGGGTATGAGTAG
- a CDS encoding Dps family protein, with product MSQKLLDTVNKQVANWTVLYVKLHNYHWYVTGKDFFTLHAKFEEFYNEAGTNIDELAERLLALQGKPAATMKECLVLSSIQEAEGGETAEEMVQQLHKDFLQVAEELKEGMELAAEVGDETTGDMLLAIHQSLEKHNWMLKAYLGK from the coding sequence ATGTCTCAAAAATTGCTGGACACGGTCAATAAGCAGGTTGCCAATTGGACCGTACTGTATGTAAAACTGCATAATTACCACTGGTATGTAACAGGAAAAGATTTCTTTACACTGCATGCTAAATTCGAAGAGTTTTACAATGAAGCGGGTACAAATATTGACGAGCTGGCAGAGCGGCTGCTTGCCCTTCAAGGAAAACCTGCTGCTACCATGAAAGAGTGCCTCGTGCTCTCGAGTATCCAAGAAGCAGAAGGCGGCGAAACAGCTGAGGAGATGGTACAGCAGCTGCATAAGGACTTTTTGCAGGTTGCTGAAGAACTGAAAGAAGGGATGGAGCTTGCCGCTGAGGTAGGAGACGAAACAACAGGGGATATGCTTCTTGCTATTCACCAAAGTCTTGAAAAGCACAACTGGATGCTGAAAGCGTATCTCGGAAAATGA
- the rpsN gene encoding 30S ribosomal protein S14 yields the protein MAKKSMIAKEKQREATVKKYAALRQELKEKGDFEALRKLPRDSSPTRCHNRCELTGRPRGYLRKFNMSRIAFRELAHKGQLPGVKKASW from the coding sequence ATGGCAAAAAAATCAATGATTGCAAAAGAAAAGCAGAGGGAAGCCACTGTTAAAAAATATGCTGCGTTAAGACAGGAACTGAAAGAGAAAGGAGACTTCGAGGCGCTGAGAAAGCTTCCAAGAGACTCTTCCCCAACAAGATGTCATAACCGGTGTGAGCTGACAGGCAGACCAAGAGGATACCTTCGTAAATTCAATATGTCCAGGATCGCATTTCGCGAGCTTGCACATAAAGGACAGCTGCCAGGTGTGAAAAAGGCCAGCTGGTAA
- a CDS encoding S-ribosylhomocysteine lyase, whose product MPSVESFELDHNAVKAPYVRHCGVHKVGSDGVVNKFDIRFCQPNKQAMKPDTIHTLEHLLAFNIRDHAEKYEHFDIIDISPMGCQTGYYLVVSGEPTVKEIIDLLDDTLKSAIEIDEIPAANEKQCGQAKLHDLDGAKRLMKFWLDQDKKELEKVFG is encoded by the coding sequence ATGCCATCAGTAGAAAGTTTTGAGCTTGATCATAATGCAGTTAAAGCACCTTACGTAAGACATTGCGGCGTCCATAAAGTAGGATCCGATGGTGTTGTTAATAAATTTGATATCCGTTTCTGCCAGCCGAACAAACAGGCAATGAAACCTGATACGATTCATACGCTTGAGCATTTGCTTGCTTTTAATATTCGTGACCATGCAGAAAAGTACGAGCACTTTGATATTATTGATATCTCGCCTATGGGCTGTCAAACGGGTTACTATCTTGTAGTCAGCGGAGAGCCGACTGTAAAGGAAATTATCGATCTTCTCGATGATACATTAAAGTCAGCAATTGAAATTGACGAAATTCCAGCTGCAAATGAAAAGCAATGCGGACAAGCGAAGCTTCATGATTTGGATGGAGCGAAGCGTCTGATGAAGTTCTGGCTTGATCAGGATAAGAAAGAGCTTGAAAAAGTATTCGGTTAA
- a CDS encoding FixH family protein, with amino-acid sequence MKWKNWTLLVLFSAVLFLTAACEATGSKASDVPEMVNAKISVPKVIRKNETQNYEVKVTQGKEMVQDASSVEFEIWESGSKEQSEMVKAEHRGNGVYSISKAFKKDGIYYLQTHVTARDMHVMPKFKLIVGHAADNGNDKEEKESGHHH; translated from the coding sequence ATGAAATGGAAAAATTGGACATTGCTTGTACTATTTTCTGCCGTTTTATTTCTGACGGCAGCATGCGAGGCAACAGGCAGTAAAGCTTCAGATGTCCCAGAAATGGTCAATGCAAAAATCAGTGTACCGAAAGTGATTCGCAAAAATGAAACTCAAAATTATGAAGTGAAAGTGACACAGGGGAAGGAAATGGTTCAGGATGCAAGCTCGGTTGAGTTTGAAATCTGGGAGTCAGGTTCGAAGGAACAAAGCGAAATGGTAAAAGCAGAACATAGGGGAAACGGGGTCTATTCCATTTCAAAGGCGTTTAAAAAGGATGGGATTTATTATTTGCAAACCCATGTAACAGCGAGAGATATGCATGTGATGCCTAAGTTTAAGCTAATAGTTGGGCATGCTGCAGATAACGGAAATGATAAAGAAGAGAAGGAATCAGGCCATCACCATTAA
- a CDS encoding metal ABC transporter substrate-binding protein — protein MRKIGFALILLLAAASSLAGCSSSGETNEAKNGKLKIYTTIFPLEDFTKKIGGNLVEVESVYPPNTDAHSFEPSTKTMVKIAEGDAFIYTGAGIEGFADKAAETLKNEDVEIVKAAEGIELAKSAAHSHEGEAGHDEHSEEAAHEGHEHGDTDPHVWLDPIRSIQMAENIKNALVKKHPEGKETFEKNFAELKANLEKLDKEYKDTLSKMDKKEILVSHAAYGYWQERYGIEQISIMGLSASDEPSQKQISSIIKDAKAHGIKHVIFEKNISSKLSEIVQNEIGATPLTVSNLESVTEEDAKNSEDYFSLMRKNLETLKIALTE, from the coding sequence ATGAGAAAAATAGGTTTTGCTTTAATTTTGCTGCTCGCTGCGGCCTCATCACTGGCGGGTTGTTCATCGAGCGGTGAGACGAACGAGGCGAAGAATGGCAAATTGAAAATATATACGACGATTTTCCCCCTTGAAGATTTCACAAAAAAAATTGGCGGCAATTTAGTGGAAGTTGAGAGTGTGTATCCCCCTAACACGGATGCACATTCCTTTGAACCCTCCACTAAAACCATGGTTAAAATTGCAGAGGGCGATGCTTTTATTTACACAGGAGCAGGCATTGAAGGGTTTGCTGATAAAGCGGCTGAGACACTAAAGAATGAGGATGTTGAAATCGTTAAGGCAGCAGAAGGCATTGAGCTCGCTAAAAGTGCAGCTCATTCTCATGAAGGAGAAGCAGGCCATGATGAACATTCGGAAGAAGCCGCGCATGAAGGACATGAACATGGAGATACTGATCCTCATGTCTGGCTTGATCCAATCCGCTCCATCCAGATGGCCGAAAACATAAAGAATGCACTCGTTAAAAAACACCCTGAAGGCAAAGAAACCTTTGAGAAGAATTTCGCCGAATTAAAGGCAAACCTTGAGAAATTGGACAAGGAATATAAAGATACTCTTTCCAAAATGGATAAAAAAGAAATTCTCGTTTCCCATGCAGCCTATGGCTACTGGCAGGAACGCTATGGAATTGAGCAAATTAGTATAATGGGCTTATCAGCTTCAGATGAGCCATCTCAAAAGCAGATCAGCTCCATTATTAAGGATGCAAAAGCACATGGGATCAAACATGTCATTTTCGAAAAAAACATCAGCAGCAAGCTATCAGAGATTGTGCAGAATGAAATTGGCGCAACTCCTTTAACTGTGAGCAATTTGGAATCCGTAACGGAAGAAGATGCAAAAAACAGTGAGGATTATTTCAGTCTTATGAGAAAAAATTTAGAAACCTTGAAAATTGCATTGACCGAATAA
- the yidD gene encoding membrane protein insertion efficiency factor YidD, with protein sequence MKTLFLKLIRFYQKFISPMTPPSCRFYPTCSNYGLEAIQKYGAIKGSWLTALRILKCNPMHPGGFDPVPEKKKSTHTHS encoded by the coding sequence ATGAAAACATTGTTTTTGAAGCTCATCCGATTTTATCAAAAATTTATCTCTCCAATGACTCCGCCTTCTTGCCGTTTTTACCCTACCTGCTCAAATTACGGTTTAGAGGCCATTCAAAAGTACGGAGCTATAAAAGGAAGCTGGCTGACAGCCTTAAGAATTCTTAAATGCAATCCTATGCATCCAGGCGGGTTTGATCCGGTTCCAGAGAAGAAAAAATCTACTCATACCCATTCGTAA
- the ytzI gene encoding YtzI protein: MYLWILGICILIVFVVLALSVVTTNKAYKYEHTIDPMEEEEISPPVNKKDSAEK, encoded by the coding sequence ATGTACTTATGGATTCTTGGAATTTGCATCCTTATTGTTTTCGTTGTATTAGCCTTAAGTGTGGTTACAACCAATAAAGCATACAAATATGAACACACTATTGACCCCATGGAGGAGGAGGAAATCAGTCCTCCAGTCAATAAAAAGGACTCTGCTGAAAAGTAG
- a CDS encoding manganese-dependent inorganic pyrophosphatase, producing MEKVLVFGHKNPDTDTICSSIAYAELKNKLGMNAEPVRLGSINGETQYALDTFNKQAPRLVEKVAAEVNHVILVDHNERQQSADDITEVSVLEVIDHHRIANFETSDPLYYRAEPVGCTTTILNKMYKENGVEIEKDTAGLMLSAIISDSLLFKSPTCTEQDIAAAKELAEIAGVDLESYGLEMLKAGADLSSKTVEELISLDAKEFQMGTRRVEIAQVNAVDPNDILVRQSEIEAAIAHVVAEKGLDLFLFVVTDILESDSIALASGREVEAVERAYNVKIEDSRALLKGVVSRKKQIVPILTETFSSTNS from the coding sequence ATGGAAAAAGTATTGGTTTTCGGTCATAAAAATCCAGATACAGATACAATTTGTTCAAGCATTGCTTATGCAGAGCTTAAGAATAAGCTTGGTATGAACGCGGAGCCTGTTCGCTTAGGTTCAATTAATGGTGAAACACAATATGCGCTAGATACGTTTAATAAACAGGCACCGCGTTTAGTAGAAAAAGTAGCGGCAGAGGTTAACCATGTCATTCTCGTTGATCACAATGAGCGTCAGCAAAGTGCGGATGATATTACAGAAGTAAGCGTTCTTGAGGTAATTGATCATCACCGTATTGCAAATTTTGAGACAAGCGATCCATTGTATTACCGTGCTGAGCCAGTGGGCTGCACCACGACTATTTTAAATAAAATGTATAAAGAGAACGGCGTAGAGATTGAAAAGGATACAGCGGGTCTCATGCTTTCAGCCATCATTTCTGACTCTTTGCTTTTCAAATCACCTACATGCACAGAGCAGGATATTGCAGCAGCAAAAGAGCTGGCTGAAATTGCCGGGGTGGACCTCGAAAGCTACGGATTGGAAATGCTGAAAGCCGGAGCTGATTTAAGCAGCAAAACGGTGGAAGAACTCATTTCTCTGGATGCAAAGGAATTCCAAATGGGAACACGCCGGGTTGAAATTGCTCAGGTAAATGCAGTGGATCCTAATGATATCCTGGTTCGTCAAAGCGAAATTGAAGCGGCAATTGCACATGTGGTTGCTGAAAAGGGCTTGGATCTGTTTCTTTTTGTCGTAACAGATATTCTTGAAAGTGATTCCATTGCTCTTGCTTCTGGAAGAGAAGTTGAAGCAGTAGAACGAGCATACAATGTGAAGATCGAGGATAGCAGAGCGCTGCTAAAAGGCGTTGTCTCCCGCAAAAAGCAAATCGTTCCAATATTAACTGAAACATTCAGCTCAACAAACAGCTGA
- a CDS encoding lmo0937 family membrane protein, with protein sequence MLWTIIWILLIVWLVGLVFKIAGAAINLILIIVLALIVVKFVKRKRL encoded by the coding sequence ATGCTTTGGACGATTATATGGATTTTGCTGATCGTTTGGCTAGTCGGCTTAGTTTTCAAAATAGCCGGAGCTGCAATTAACCTGATTTTAATCATTGTACTGGCTCTGATTGTAGTCAAATTTGTTAAACGGAAAAGGCTGTAG